From Rubripirellula reticaptiva, the proteins below share one genomic window:
- a CDS encoding DUF2309 domain-containing protein — protein MHEFPSNALSSQDSLATSADGDVAGVVSNDRVERIKESIHHATHYLPSQGPISIFVHHNTLHSFEELPFEDAVLVGGSMYHCEPYLSEARYRDALSRGRICIDDVCDVLLTDLGDEADDLIATFGTRYTLRLSMLQMPPHAVPDAELTWLLAESDLLRKFNDSVSTRDIEQVVASTRSWVLRHRAGNDTKSRPPNAAPTTPLSSEDAAMLQSLLAKFRDHNIEFWSPAKWTAFVLELLWTVCHRGVEQAGLATPSMPKQLRHRDLLLAATGIDTDQPVHETLIRFCGCFLDQGFAGLSLPEREQGFAVSFAKLFLQPFSMMPTWMKPIRDELRAIANGQWDAHDSIAQSIEMLGIDEAEQDEYIGETLLAMRGWAGMIWQMETAAPFFPKPAPAGSLDEYLAIHLILERHAIADAGKRLYGTEDLREIHTHASAKASATPIASVEQRTYTVFQLAQTGGWMPAQLLTTSSPQWQRLISEIEAFSELDRRRILHLAYEKHYRTEALDALAIHGKRVAARAKTEAKSPPAYQAIFCIDDREESIRRHLEEVDPQCETSSAAGFYAVAMYYQGADHANYRPLCPNVITPQHYVREEPLFSSVEDNEKRAQRRRRIGTVTHQVHASSRTMLGGWITGIFGALATFPLVARILAPRLTAQIRELVGSLTRPPATELHIERITEEPGQDFDALGYSLPEMATIVVRILQDIGMVENFPPITVFFGHGSSSLNNPHESAYNCGACSGGRGGPNARAFCMMANDSRVRAIVAQRGINLTDDVRFVGAYHNTCSDAVQYYDLDLLPRSHRNLFRRIEASVDEARARNAHERSRRFESAPLDMTPKLALEHVEQRSEDLSQARPEYNHATSAMVLVGRREWSQGLFLDRRSFLTSYDPAIDDDDATILARILAAAIPVCAGIGLEYYFSTVDNEGYGCGSKLPHNISSMLGVMTGASSDLRPGLSQQMIEIHEPMRMLFVIETTPQKMLSIMKNNETINRLVTGRWVQLAVFDGETSAIKVFNDGRFQTYVPTTDTLPVASSSMDWYGNRREHRSFASIGAAFATEPSNDLESNRGGK, from the coding sequence ATGCACGAATTTCCTTCCAATGCACTCTCTTCCCAAGATTCATTGGCAACTTCGGCAGACGGCGACGTCGCTGGCGTGGTGTCGAACGACCGAGTGGAACGAATCAAAGAGTCGATTCACCACGCGACGCACTACTTGCCGTCACAAGGCCCGATCTCGATCTTCGTCCACCACAACACTCTGCATTCGTTCGAAGAATTGCCCTTCGAAGACGCGGTGTTGGTGGGCGGTTCGATGTATCACTGCGAACCGTATTTGTCCGAAGCCCGTTATCGTGACGCCCTGAGCCGCGGACGGATCTGCATCGACGATGTATGCGACGTGCTGCTAACGGATCTGGGCGACGAAGCCGATGACCTGATTGCAACTTTCGGAACTCGCTACACGCTGCGACTTTCTATGTTGCAAATGCCGCCTCACGCAGTCCCCGACGCGGAACTGACATGGTTGTTGGCCGAATCTGATTTGCTTCGCAAGTTCAACGACTCTGTTTCGACTCGCGACATCGAACAGGTCGTCGCCAGCACTCGTAGTTGGGTGCTTCGTCACCGAGCCGGCAACGACACTAAGAGCCGCCCCCCGAACGCGGCACCGACGACGCCACTTAGCAGTGAAGACGCAGCGATGTTGCAGTCGCTGCTAGCCAAGTTTCGCGACCACAACATCGAGTTCTGGTCGCCCGCGAAATGGACCGCGTTCGTTCTAGAGCTGTTGTGGACGGTTTGTCACCGCGGAGTCGAACAGGCTGGTTTGGCGACCCCGTCGATGCCAAAACAGTTGCGACACCGCGACCTTCTGTTAGCGGCAACCGGCATCGATACCGACCAACCGGTTCATGAAACACTGATTCGCTTTTGCGGCTGTTTCCTCGATCAAGGTTTTGCCGGCCTGTCGTTGCCCGAGCGAGAACAAGGATTCGCAGTTTCGTTTGCAAAGCTGTTTCTGCAGCCGTTTTCGATGATGCCTACCTGGATGAAACCGATCCGAGACGAATTGCGGGCGATTGCGAACGGCCAGTGGGACGCGCACGATTCGATTGCACAGTCGATTGAGATGCTCGGCATCGACGAAGCCGAACAGGACGAGTACATCGGCGAAACGTTGCTGGCGATGCGCGGTTGGGCTGGAATGATCTGGCAAATGGAAACCGCCGCGCCGTTCTTTCCAAAGCCGGCACCGGCGGGATCGTTGGACGAGTACCTTGCGATCCACTTGATCTTAGAACGTCACGCGATCGCCGATGCAGGAAAGCGACTGTACGGCACCGAAGACCTGCGTGAAATTCATACTCATGCCTCGGCCAAAGCGTCGGCGACGCCGATTGCCTCGGTCGAACAGCGGACCTATACCGTTTTCCAACTGGCACAAACCGGTGGCTGGATGCCCGCACAATTGCTGACGACGTCATCGCCCCAGTGGCAACGATTGATCAGCGAAATCGAAGCTTTTTCGGAACTCGATCGGCGACGAATCCTTCACCTGGCATATGAAAAACACTACCGAACCGAAGCTCTCGACGCTCTGGCAATCCACGGAAAACGTGTCGCCGCGCGAGCGAAAACCGAAGCCAAATCGCCACCCGCCTATCAAGCGATCTTCTGCATCGACGATCGCGAAGAATCGATTCGTCGGCACCTCGAAGAAGTCGACCCGCAGTGCGAGACTTCTTCGGCGGCCGGTTTCTATGCGGTCGCGATGTATTACCAAGGTGCAGACCACGCCAATTATCGGCCGCTTTGCCCGAACGTGATCACGCCCCAGCACTATGTCCGCGAAGAACCCTTGTTCTCGTCGGTCGAAGACAACGAAAAACGTGCTCAACGCCGTCGCCGCATCGGAACCGTGACTCACCAGGTCCACGCTAGTTCACGAACCATGCTGGGCGGATGGATCACCGGCATCTTTGGTGCGCTAGCGACGTTTCCGTTGGTCGCACGAATTTTGGCGCCAAGATTGACGGCGCAGATTCGCGAACTTGTCGGGTCGCTCACCCGTCCGCCAGCAACCGAGTTGCACATTGAACGGATCACCGAGGAACCGGGGCAGGACTTCGACGCACTCGGCTACAGCTTGCCCGAAATGGCAACGATTGTCGTGCGAATTTTGCAAGACATCGGCATGGTCGAAAACTTCCCTCCGATCACGGTGTTCTTTGGCCACGGATCAAGCAGCCTGAATAATCCGCATGAATCGGCCTACAATTGCGGCGCTTGCAGCGGTGGCCGTGGAGGTCCGAATGCACGAGCGTTTTGCATGATGGCGAACGATTCGCGAGTCCGTGCCATCGTGGCCCAGCGCGGCATCAACTTGACCGACGACGTTCGCTTTGTGGGTGCCTATCACAATACCTGCAGCGATGCAGTCCAGTACTATGACTTGGACTTGTTGCCACGTTCGCATCGCAATCTGTTCCGTCGCATCGAAGCATCTGTTGACGAGGCTCGAGCTCGAAACGCTCATGAACGATCGCGACGGTTCGAATCCGCTCCCTTGGATATGACACCCAAGTTAGCTCTCGAACATGTCGAGCAGCGATCCGAGGATCTTTCCCAAGCTCGGCCCGAATACAACCACGCGACCTCGGCGATGGTGTTGGTGGGGCGACGCGAATGGAGTCAGGGACTGTTCCTGGATCGACGGTCGTTCTTGACGTCTTACGATCCAGCCATCGACGACGATGACGCCACCATTTTGGCTCGGATCCTAGCCGCCGCGATCCCCGTCTGTGCAGGCATCGGGCTGGAGTACTATTTCTCGACCGTTGACAACGAAGGCTACGGTTGCGGATCGAAACTACCCCACAATATCTCGTCGATGTTGGGCGTGATGACTGGCGCGTCCAGCGATCTGCGTCCCGGATTGTCACAGCAGATGATCGAGATCCACGAACCGATGCGGATGCTCTTTGTGATCGAAACCACACCGCAAAAAATGCTCTCGATCATGAAAAACAACGAAACAATCAATCGATTGGTGACCGGACGCTGGGTTCAGCTGGCTGTTTTCGATGGTGAAACTTCGGCGATCAAAGTGTTTAACGACGGACGCTTTCAAACTTATGTCCCAACCACCGACACACTACCGGTGGCGTCGTCGTCCATGGATTGGTACGGCAACCGCCGCGAACACCGAAGCTTTGCTTCGATCGGTGCTGCGTTCGCAACCGAACCTTCCAATGACCTCGAGTCGAATCGAGGTGGCAAATGA
- the cysK gene encoding cysteine synthase A, which translates to MARGNTFSDVTKAVGDTPMVQINRLIPSGGATVFAKCEFFNPLNSVKDRIGAAMIAAGERDGLINKDTHIVEPTSGNTGIALAFVCAAKGYKLTLTMPESMSVERRALLRAMGANLVLTPAGEGMKGAINRAGELVNNTPGAYMPQQFENPANPAIHEATTGPEIWEDSGHDIDAIVAGVGTGGTITGVARFLKKQNPNFKAFAVEPTHSPVISGGSPGKHRIQGIGAGFVPKNLDVSIIDDVIQCNDDDAFEWGRKLAKMEGIVGGISSGANMWAAAQVAARPEMKGKRIVTIMCSLGERYLSTPLFADLGM; encoded by the coding sequence ATGGCACGAGGCAATACCTTCTCTGACGTAACCAAGGCAGTTGGTGACACCCCGATGGTCCAGATCAATCGTTTGATCCCCAGCGGCGGTGCGACGGTGTTTGCAAAGTGCGAATTCTTCAACCCGCTCAATAGCGTCAAAGATCGCATCGGCGCGGCCATGATCGCGGCGGGCGAACGTGATGGGCTGATCAACAAAGACACTCACATCGTCGAACCGACCAGCGGCAACACCGGCATCGCGTTGGCGTTTGTTTGCGCGGCCAAAGGCTACAAGTTGACGCTGACGATGCCCGAGTCGATGTCGGTCGAACGTCGGGCGTTGCTGCGAGCAATGGGCGCAAACTTGGTGCTAACGCCAGCCGGCGAAGGCATGAAGGGTGCGATCAATCGTGCGGGCGAATTGGTCAACAACACGCCTGGTGCCTACATGCCTCAGCAGTTCGAAAACCCTGCGAACCCTGCGATCCACGAAGCGACCACGGGTCCCGAAATTTGGGAAGACAGCGGTCACGACATTGATGCAATCGTCGCAGGTGTTGGAACAGGCGGAACGATCACTGGCGTCGCTCGATTCCTAAAAAAACAAAACCCAAACTTCAAAGCTTTCGCCGTCGAGCCCACTCATTCACCCGTGATCAGTGGCGGTAGCCCCGGCAAGCACCGCATTCAAGGCATCGGTGCGGGCTTCGTACCAAAGAACTTGGACGTCTCGATCATTGATGATGTGATCCAGTGCAATGACGACGACGCATTTGAATGGGGCCGCAAGCTGGCCAAGATGGAAGGCATCGTCGGCGGGATCAGCAGCGGCGCTAACATGTGGGCCGCCGCTCAAGTCGCCGCACGCCCCGAAATGAAGGGCAAGCGAATCGTCACGATCATGTGCAGCCTGGGCGAACGCTACCTCAGCACGCCACTTTTCGCTGACCTAGGCATGTGA
- a CDS encoding 2-oxoacid:ferredoxin oxidoreductase subunit beta, producing MSLPVLKAADFASDQDVRWCPGCGDYSILAQMKKVLPELGVPREKIVFISGIGCSSRFPYYMNTYGMHSIHGRAPGFATGLKSTRPDLMVWVITGDGDALSIGGNHFIHMLRRNIDVNVVLFNNRIYGLTKGQYSPTSKEGQITKSTPMGSIDHPIMPLSLALAAEATFVARSIDAHVKHLGETLARAAAHKGTSLVEVYQNCNVFNDGAMAYAQEKKQRAQNVIELQHGKPLIFDEGKKGIRLVGNHLEIVNTADVPADDLLIHDEKAPNPSIHMMLARMSYPEMPEPIGVLRAVEGVATYDDQINAQVETAKSTKGEGDLDKLFSAGDTWTVK from the coding sequence ATGTCCCTTCCTGTACTGAAAGCTGCCGACTTCGCATCCGACCAAGACGTGCGTTGGTGCCCCGGCTGTGGCGACTATTCGATCCTAGCTCAAATGAAAAAGGTATTGCCGGAACTCGGCGTGCCTCGCGAAAAGATCGTCTTCATCAGCGGCATCGGCTGCAGCAGCCGTTTTCCGTACTACATGAACACGTACGGCATGCACTCGATTCACGGGCGTGCGCCAGGTTTCGCGACGGGCCTGAAATCGACTCGTCCCGACCTGATGGTGTGGGTGATCACGGGCGACGGCGATGCCTTGTCGATCGGTGGCAATCACTTCATCCACATGCTGCGCCGAAATATCGACGTCAACGTCGTGCTGTTCAACAACCGCATCTACGGTTTGACCAAGGGTCAATACAGCCCGACCAGCAAGGAAGGTCAGATCACCAAGAGCACGCCGATGGGATCGATCGATCACCCGATCATGCCGCTTTCGCTAGCCCTTGCTGCCGAAGCAACCTTTGTTGCTCGCAGCATCGACGCGCACGTCAAACACCTTGGCGAAACGCTTGCTCGCGCGGCCGCTCACAAAGGCACGTCACTGGTCGAGGTCTACCAAAACTGCAATGTCTTCAATGACGGTGCGATGGCGTACGCCCAAGAAAAGAAACAGCGTGCTCAAAACGTGATCGAGCTGCAGCATGGCAAACCATTGATCTTTGACGAAGGCAAAAAGGGCATTCGTTTGGTTGGCAACCACCTGGAAATCGTCAATACCGCCGATGTGCCAGCGGACGACTTGCTGATCCACGACGAAAAGGCGCCGAACCCATCGATCCACATGATGCTGGCTCGAATGAGTTACCCCGAAATGCCTGAACCGATCGGCGTCCTGCGAGCCGTTGAAGGTGTAGCAACGTACGACGACCAAATCAACGCTCAAGTTGAAACGGCCAAGTCGACCAAGGGCGAAGGCGACCTAGACAAGCTGTTTTCGGCTGGCGACACATGGACCGTCAAATAG